In Lentisphaera araneosa HTCC2155, the genomic window GGTACTTCGCAGGTTCGCGACGTTCTCGCAACTCAAACACTTGCCGTAGCTAAGCTCAAAGTTCGCCGAGTTGAAATCAACGGTACACTTCGTCCTGGCGTCTACGCCAAAGACGTAGCGCTCTTCATCATCAATCGCCTTGGCGTTAAAGGTGGTGTGGGATTTGCTTACGAATACGCGGGTGAAGTCTTCGATAATATGACAATGGACCAGAGAATGACTGTTTGTAACATGGCGATTGAAGGCGGTGCACGTATCGGTTACGTCAATCCCGATCAAACGACTTATGACTACCTCTCAGGCAAGCCCTATGCTCCAGTTGCCGACAAAATGGATGAAGCCATTTCTTATTGGGAAAGCATCAAATCTGACCAAGGCGCTGATTACGATGACGTGGTCGTTTACGATGCCGCAGATATCGAGCCCTTCGTGACTTGGGGGATAGCCCCAGACCAATCCGTTGCGGTGAACGCACAACTCCCCAGTGAAGATGACTTTTCAGACAACGATAAGCCCCTCATCAAAGAAGCCTATGAATACATGGCTTTTACTCCGGGCGAGAAGCTCGTGGGCAAGGATGTAGACGTGGCTTTCATTGGTTCTTGTACTAATGGTCGCCTTTCAGATTTTGAAGAAGTGATTGACTTAATCAAAGATTCAGACTTAAAAGTACCCGCTTCAGTCAAAGCACTCATCGTTCCTGGCTCACAGGAAGTTCGCCAAGAACTTATCCGCAAGGGGTACGACAAAGTCTTCGAAGAAAAAGGCTTTGAATTCCGTGAAGCCGGCTGCTCCATGTGTCTAGCAATGAACCCCGACAAACTCATTGGCGATCAAATCTGCGCCTCAACTTCCAACCGCAACTTCAAAGGTCGACAAGGTTCATCCACGGGACGTACCCTACTCATGTCCCCTGCCATGGTTGCGGCGGCGGCCCTCACTGGCAAAGTTGTTGATGCACGTGAAACTTTTAGCATAGGATAAGACCATGAATTCATCATCTATCATCAAAATCACAGGAACGGGTGTTGCTGTTCGCGGAAATGACATCGATACCGATCGCATTATCCCGGCTCGTTTTCTCACGAAAATCACTTTTGAAGGCCTTGGGGCCGAAGTCTTTACAGACGACCGCAAACAATTAGCGGACAAAGGCGAAGTTCATCCATTTGATCAAGAAGCCCACGCAAAATCTAATATTTTGCTCGTCAACAAAAACTTTGGCTGTGGCTCTTCACGTGAGCACGCACCCCAAGCAATTAAGCGCCACGGCATTGACTGCATCATTGGTGAATCTTATTCGGAGATTTTCTTCGGGAATAATATTGCTATCGGCGTCCCTTGCTTAAAAGTTTCTGAGGCTGACATTGCTCTGCTCCAGGACAAGTGCGAACAAGAACCCGAATGTTCTTTTTCAGTTGACTTAGAAAGTTTGGAAATCAAAGCTGGGGATCTCTCCGTGAAAGCTGAATTTCCCGAGGGTGCTCGTCAGCAATTTATTGGTGGAACTTGGGACGTGACTGCAGAACTCCTGCAGAACGACGCCGACATCACTGAGACTGCTGCGAACTTACCTTACTTCAATCACTGGAAGTAAAGTTCTTCAGTCGACTTATTAAGCCGCAAGGAAACTTGCGGCTTTTTTATTTTAATCCCATTGATGTAAAGACCCAAATCAAAAATTGTAATAACATTATAGCTCACTAGATCTTTTAAGAAAAAATAGCCTCACAATTAAGTATCTGTTCATACTCTTCTTAGATAGATGAGGCCAAAGTCTTCTAATTTTTGCCAAAACTGACTTTCTTTCATCACTTCAAATTCATCATCGAAGTATTGCCCATAATAATCTTTTAACTCTGCAAAAGTCACTTCATCATCGTTTTCGATTCTGAGCTGAGGCAAGAGGTGATAGAGCCATTCTGCCAGTGCCGCAGGCAAATCTAAAGTCATTTCTTTATTTCTGGATATAAAACTCAGTTTACATGGATCTTGACTCAAATCATCAACTAAAACGTCACCACCTAGCCACAGGACTCTGTCCTTATCAAACACTTTGATTGCTTTGTAAAACTCTGTTAATCGCTGACGAATTAAATAAGGCGAATGACTTGTTGTGGGCACTTCTTGATTAAACCAAAAAGACAAATCTTCATTCAGACCGATGCCGTGCATATAGTTAAAAAGTGCTTTTTTTAGCCCCTCGCTAAACTTAGCATGATCACATCCTTTTGGGTCATCGTGAGTGAGTTCATTTTTTGCGAAGCCCGCAAACTCAGGCCCCGTAATTTTAACGTCGTAAGCCTCTGGATCTTTACCTATTGGACTATGTGCGGTGAGCGCAAAACGATGCCAAAAACCCGAGTTAATCATCTCTTCTTTAAAAAGCTGGCGTACAACTTCTAAAGAATCTATTGTTTCTTGTTCTGTTTCTGTGGGAAAACCATACATTAGGTAAGCATGAACCATAATGCCTGCATCACTGAAGGCCTTCGTCGATTGGCAGACTTGAGTGATGCCCGTACCTTTTTTCATTTTTCGCAAGAGTCGCTCGGAAGCCACTTCGAGTCCACCCGAGACGGCTATGCAGCCAGCAGCGGCAAGAAGTCGGCATAAATCTTTTGAGAAAGCTCTTTCAAAGCGCACATTTGTCCACCATGAGACACGAAGGCCTCTAGATAAAATTTCTTCGGATAAATCTTGCAACAAAGCTGGAGGCGCCGCTTCATCGACAAAATGAAAACCACTAACACCCGTCTGGTCCATGAGTTTCTCCATGCGGTCAACGAGGATTTTTGCGGGAGCTTCATCATAACGTTCAATATAATCCAGCGTCACATCACAAAAACTACAGCGCTTCCAATAACAGCCATGAGCTAGAGTCATTTTATTCCATCGCCCATCATTCCAAAGGCGATGCATGGGGTTGGCTAGTTCAATTATGGATAAATACTTATCGAGTTCCAAGCCTGTATAATCTGGCACACCGGTTTCCAAATGACTAAAATCTTCTTGCTTGCAAGTATCGACGTACTCCACTTCTCCTTGATCGTTGAGAAGAAAGGTTCTCGATAGTTGGCTCAGATCACCTTCACCCTCTAATACTTTTAATATCTGCGTCATGGGAAGCTCACCATCATCTAGGCAAACAAAGTCCACATAATCGAAAAGGCGTGGGTCACTCAATTCACGCAGTTCAGTATTTACATACCCCCCACCTAAGAGTATCGCACTATCTGGAAAGCGTTCACCTAAATACTGCGCACACCTAAGACCTCCGTACAAATTCCCTGGAAAGGGAATACTGAGGGCAATGAGCTGAGGATTCTGATTCTCTAGACGCGCTTCCAGAGTTTTCAGCATAATTTCATCTAAAAAACTCATCTTAGATTGCAAGGCTTCATCTAGAGAATCGAATGAGCTAGCGGCCACTGAAATTTTTTCTTGGTAACGCGAAAAGCCAAAGCCTTCATCGACATTTTCACGAATAAAGTCGCCGAGGTCTTCCAGAAAAAGCGTTGCAAAAAAGCGCGCGCAATCCTGCACGGCCATCTTACCGAAGACTTCAGGGCTCATTTCATCTAAAATTTTAAAGCGCTCACCTTCTGGTAAGTAATTTCGACTAAAGATACGTTGTGCTAAAGTCAAATCTTTATTCTGAAGAAATAAAATCACCGCATCCACACAGAAGAGGTAATCAGACTTGAGCGCCAAAAGCTTCTGCGCTTCCCACGACATTTCGCGGTCACTCTTTACGCAATAGTCAAAGACCTGCTCCAAACCCGATGATGAAAATAATTTCAAGATTAAATCTAAGCCGAGGTCAAGCTGACTCGCTAGGTAGCCCTGCGATCGCAAAAAGTAGTTTAAGTATGCTGTCCCGGGGTAAGGAGTATTTAACTGAGTTAAAGGGGGAGTGATTAAAAGTATGTCAGGTTTCAAGAACTTATCCATTGAATTATTTAAACATATAAAACCACTCATGGAGAAAATGTCTAGCTACTCATACAAACTTTACATGATGAGTCGAATCTTAACTAAATCTGAACTTGAGATCAGCTGTAGAAATTTGCTTATTATAGAGCAAAAGACTATTGTGCTGCTAGGAAAAATAGTCCATAAGGAAAAACCATGAAAAAGCATATTCTACTGCTTGTCGCAGTAGCTTTCACTCTCCTCCCCTCTTGCTCACAATTTAGCAAAGAAAAAGAGGCTCCCGTAGGCAAAGCCATTATCGGCCAAACGGCCTTCATCACCGTTAAAGAAGCTGGACTCGCTTTTGATAGTCGTATCGACACTGGAGCTACAACCACCTCGATCAATGCCTTCGACATCAAAATCAAAGGAAAAGATAAGGAGAAACAAAATAACATCAATAAACTGGTCACCTTTAAAACCCGTAATAGATCCGGTGAAGTCGCCGTCATTTCGACTAGAATTGTTAATGTTGTCATTGTTACTAATTCCCAAGGACGCGAATTCCGTTATGTTGTTGACTTGACCCTTAGCTGGCAAGGCCAGAGTCAAAAAATCCGCGTCAACTTACGAGATCGCGAAGAAATGACTTACAAACTCCTTATTGGTCGCAACTGGCTTAGTGGAAAATATTTAGTTGATGTATCAAAGAAAGAGCATGGTAAGGAAGGTGATAAAAAAGCTGAACAAAAGAAAACTTTTCCTGTCAAACTGCAAAATTATCAAAATGATTTGAGTGGTAGCTTTTGGGATAAACCCACATCTGCCATCTACCCGAGCTCTTTCACAAGTGTTGAGGTTGACGGAAAAAAAATGTTCCGCTTAAAGTTCCCTGGTC contains:
- the leuC gene encoding 3-isopropylmalate dehydratase large subunit, with the protein product MAKNLYNKVFERHTVKKLSSGQYQLFMGLHMIHEVTSPQAFDMIKERGLNVRYPHRTFATVDHIIPTDNQARPLRDTMAEDMFNALETNTAANGIEFFNTSTGKQGIVHIIAPEQGLTQPGMTICCGDSHTSTHGAFGSLAFGIGTSQVRDVLATQTLAVAKLKVRRVEINGTLRPGVYAKDVALFIINRLGVKGGVGFAYEYAGEVFDNMTMDQRMTVCNMAIEGGARIGYVNPDQTTYDYLSGKPYAPVADKMDEAISYWESIKSDQGADYDDVVVYDAADIEPFVTWGIAPDQSVAVNAQLPSEDDFSDNDKPLIKEAYEYMAFTPGEKLVGKDVDVAFIGSCTNGRLSDFEEVIDLIKDSDLKVPASVKALIVPGSQEVRQELIRKGYDKVFEEKGFEFREAGCSMCLAMNPDKLIGDQICASTSNRNFKGRQGSSTGRTLLMSPAMVAAAALTGKVVDARETFSIG
- a CDS encoding 3-isopropylmalate dehydratase small subunit, producing the protein MNSSSIIKITGTGVAVRGNDIDTDRIIPARFLTKITFEGLGAEVFTDDRKQLADKGEVHPFDQEAHAKSNILLVNKNFGCGSSREHAPQAIKRHGIDCIIGESYSEIFFGNNIAIGVPCLKVSEADIALLQDKCEQEPECSFSVDLESLEIKAGDLSVKAEFPEGARQQFIGGTWDVTAELLQNDADITETAANLPYFNHWK
- a CDS encoding B12-binding domain-containing radical SAM protein — its product is MDKFLKPDILLITPPLTQLNTPYPGTAYLNYFLRSQGYLASQLDLGLDLILKLFSSSGLEQVFDYCVKSDREMSWEAQKLLALKSDYLFCVDAVILFLQNKDLTLAQRIFSRNYLPEGERFKILDEMSPEVFGKMAVQDCARFFATLFLEDLGDFIRENVDEGFGFSRYQEKISVAASSFDSLDEALQSKMSFLDEIMLKTLEARLENQNPQLIALSIPFPGNLYGGLRCAQYLGERFPDSAILLGGGYVNTELRELSDPRLFDYVDFVCLDDGELPMTQILKVLEGEGDLSQLSRTFLLNDQGEVEYVDTCKQEDFSHLETGVPDYTGLELDKYLSIIELANPMHRLWNDGRWNKMTLAHGCYWKRCSFCDVTLDYIERYDEAPAKILVDRMEKLMDQTGVSGFHFVDEAAPPALLQDLSEEILSRGLRVSWWTNVRFERAFSKDLCRLLAAAGCIAVSGGLEVASERLLRKMKKGTGITQVCQSTKAFSDAGIMVHAYLMYGFPTETEQETIDSLEVVRQLFKEEMINSGFWHRFALTAHSPIGKDPEAYDVKITGPEFAGFAKNELTHDDPKGCDHAKFSEGLKKALFNYMHGIGLNEDLSFWFNQEVPTTSHSPYLIRQRLTEFYKAIKVFDKDRVLWLGGDVLVDDLSQDPCKLSFISRNKEMTLDLPAALAEWLYHLLPQLRIENDDEVTFAELKDYYGQYFDDEFEVMKESQFWQKLEDFGLIYLRRV
- a CDS encoding ATP-dependent zinc protease; its protein translation is MKKHILLLVAVAFTLLPSCSQFSKEKEAPVGKAIIGQTAFITVKEAGLAFDSRIDTGATTTSINAFDIKIKGKDKEKQNNINKLVTFKTRNRSGEVAVISTRIVNVVIVTNSQGREFRYVVDLTLSWQGQSQKIRVNLRDREEMTYKLLIGRNWLSGKYLVDVSKKEHGKEGDKKAEQKKTFPVKLQNYQNDLSGSFWDKPTSAIYPSSFTSVEVDGKKMFRLKFPGQSKPLDLVPAKASKKSIPVALAVLTINKKQVRHPVQIMKHKMGVDLHIGTELKELTFKDDK